The Lebetimonas natsushimae genomic sequence GTGGCAAGGGATGCCACGGTTCTTACAATTTCAAGTGAATTAATTGAACTTACAGATGACTTTATACAAATAAGTGATTCAAATCATCCGATGATAGAATTTTTTGAAATGATGGTAATAACTCAGCTTTTAGCCCTTGAAGTGGCAATCAGAAGAGGAAATGATGTGGATATGCCAAGAAATTTGGCAAAATCTGTGACAGTTGAATGAAATATATGTATTAATTAATTTGTTAATTAAAAAAGGAGTGTAAAAATTAAATTAAATTTTAAATATATTTTATTTTCATTTGTATTGTTATCATCTATTTTTCAATTTTATTTTATTAGAATAGGATATTCATATATATCTTTAACTACAATTAGTATAATAGTACTATTACCTTTATTTATTAAAAATATGAAACTATTATTATGGAAACCTTTATTTTTTTTATTATTAATTATTATTTTTCAAATAATTAGTTTTTTATGGTCAACAGATTTAAAATTAGGTTTACATAATATATTAATTTTTTTAATATTTTTAATTATTATGACCTCAACGTATGAAATTGCTAAAAGTTATCCTAAAAGAATTTTGTATGTTTTAATAATTTATTTTATTTTTTTATTAATTGAAGTGATTTTAGTAATAATTTTTCGTATATATCCATTAATTGAATTAGATTTTCTACATTCAAATATAGCAAAAATATTTATTAATCCTAATACTATACATGGTTTATTTAATGGTATAAGGAATAATGTATTTGATCCAAATAAAGCAGGAGGTTTTTTCGTAAATGCAAATGTAGCTGCTGCATTTTTAGGTATAAATGCGTTAATTTGTTATTCTTTTTTTAAAATTTATAATAATAATTTATTAAAAATAATAACTTTTTTTTTAATAATTGGAGTTTTTTTTACTGGTTCTAAAGCTGGAATAATTTTGATATTATCGTTACTTTTTTTATCTTTTATAATATTTTATTTTTTAAATAAAATATTAACTTTACAAAAAATAATTTATATTTTATTTTTTATTAATATCATTTATTTATTAATTATTTTTTGGGGATATAATTTTTTACAAAGTGATTTTGTAAAAAAAACAATGAGTACCACAGAAATTCGATTATTAATTTGGAAATATGGCATAGAACAATTTTTACAACATCCAATAATTGGATTAGGATTTGGGGGTTGGCAAGAAAATTTTAAAATTTATGCATTGAAAATGGGTATAGGAACAGGTTTCCCACCTCATAATACATTACTTTATTTATGGGCACAAAGTGGAATTTTTGTAGTAATTTTTGCCTTATTGTTTATATTTTATATAATAAAATTTGGACTTATTTTAATTAAATCTTCAATTAAAGAACTACAAGGATTAGGAATAGCTATATTAGGTGCGTTTGGATGGACATTTATTCATGGAATGGGTACTAATTTTGGATTAATAGGTGAAATTCATATGGAGATTATTTTAGCTACATTGCTTGGTTATTCTTTAGCAAGATTAAAATTCTATCAAAAAAAGGTTATTTATGAAAATGAATATAATAATTTATAGAAACCAGCTTTTTAAGATATCAGAATCATTTATTACTAGTCAAGCTGAAATGTTAAAAAAATTTAATCCTATATATGTAGGAAGAAAATCTTTTGGCCCAGCACCTAAAAATTCAGTTGTTGTTACAATGGATGATTTATCTATAATAAAAAATATTAACTATGTTTTATTTAGAAATATTTCTTTTTTTGAGAAAAATTTATTAAGTTTTAATCCAAAATTAATACATGCACATTTTGGAGTAGATGGTATTTATGCTATAAAATTAGCACAAGAAATGAAAATTCCATTAATTACTACTTTTCATGGATTTGATGTTTCTATAAGTAATAAAAATTTATTATTTTCAGGAAAGCCTGCATGGATAAATTATTTATTATATAGAAAAAAATTGGCAAAAAATGGAGATTTATTTATATGTGTTTCAGATTTTATTAGGAAAAAAATAATTGAACTTGGGTTTCCAGAAAATAAAACTATTACACATTATATAGGTATAGATACAAATTTGAAAAAAAATAAAATTAAAAAGTTTCCTTATAAAGTTATTCTTCATGTAGCAAGATTAACAGAAAAAAAAGGAACCAAATATCTTATAGATGCATTTAAAATTATTAATAAAGAGGATAAAAATACAAAATTAATAATAATTGGTAGTG encodes the following:
- a CDS encoding glycosyltransferase; the encoded protein is MKMNIIIYRNQLFKISESFITSQAEMLKKFNPIYVGRKSFGPAPKNSVVVTMDDLSIIKNINYVLFRNISFFEKNLLSFNPKLIHAHFGVDGIYAIKLAQEMKIPLITTFHGFDVSISNKNLLFSGKPAWINYLLYRKKLAKNGDLFICVSDFIRKKIIELGFPENKTITHYIGIDTNLKKNKIKKFPYKVILHVARLTEKKGTKYLIDAFKIINKEDKNTKLIIIGSGILEKKLKKQVKELQLENYVKFLGAMSHNEVMEWMQKADIFCLPSITAKTGDAEGLGMVFLEAGIYEVPVVATLHGGIPEVILNNKTGFLVEERNIKQLADKLLILLKNENLRKSMGKEARNFIKEKFDIQKQTKKLEEIYKGLI
- a CDS encoding O-antigen ligase family protein: MKLLLWKPLFFLLLIIIFQIISFLWSTDLKLGLHNILIFLIFLIIMTSTYEIAKSYPKRILYVLIIYFIFLLIEVILVIIFRIYPLIELDFLHSNIAKIFINPNTIHGLFNGIRNNVFDPNKAGGFFVNANVAAAFLGINALICYSFFKIYNNNLLKIITFFLIIGVFFTGSKAGIILILSLLFLSFIIFYFLNKILTLQKIIYILFFINIIYLLIIFWGYNFLQSDFVKKTMSTTEIRLLIWKYGIEQFLQHPIIGLGFGGWQENFKIYALKMGIGTGFPPHNTLLYLWAQSGIFVVIFALLFIFYIIKFGLILIKSSIKELQGLGIAILGAFGWTFIHGMGTNFGLIGEIHMEIILATLLGYSLARLKFYQKKVIYENEYNNL